From Candidatus Rubrimentiphilum sp., one genomic window encodes:
- a CDS encoding glycosyltransferase family 2 protein: MATNSAPVTLSVVVPLYNEEANVTPLVERIVGIVESLPDHPTYELILVNDGSIDGTADSIRNELRRRPHIVFINLSRNFGHQLAATAGLDVSRGEAIVLMDGDLQDPPELIPEFLERWRAGYDVIYAVRRSRKGESAFKLGTARAFYRIMRRLTNVSIPMDAGDFRLMSRRVVEVLKRSRERHRFLRGMVSWAGFAQTAVEYDRDERRAGVSKYPLSKMFKLAIDGVTSFSDVPLRFASYLGFVVSTAAFIYAILIIFFRIFHLGIPEFTRGWASTMVAILFLGGVQLIGIGILGEYIGRIYDEVKGRPLYLISEIERS, encoded by the coding sequence GTCGTGCCTCTCTATAACGAGGAGGCCAATGTGACGCCGCTTGTCGAGCGGATTGTCGGCATCGTCGAGAGTTTGCCCGATCATCCAACCTACGAGCTGATCCTGGTAAACGACGGTAGCATAGACGGGACCGCGGACAGCATCCGGAACGAACTGCGGCGCCGTCCGCACATCGTCTTCATTAATCTTTCGCGCAACTTCGGCCATCAGCTTGCCGCGACCGCGGGACTGGACGTTTCGCGCGGCGAGGCGATCGTGCTCATGGACGGCGACCTGCAAGATCCGCCCGAACTCATTCCGGAGTTCCTGGAACGGTGGCGCGCCGGCTACGACGTGATCTACGCAGTTCGCCGAAGCCGCAAAGGAGAGAGCGCGTTCAAGCTCGGGACAGCGCGCGCGTTTTACCGGATCATGCGCCGCCTCACCAACGTCTCGATACCGATGGATGCGGGAGATTTCCGGCTGATGAGCCGCAGAGTCGTTGAAGTGCTGAAACGGTCGCGCGAACGCCACCGGTTCTTGCGCGGAATGGTAAGCTGGGCCGGATTCGCGCAAACCGCCGTAGAGTACGACCGCGACGAACGCCGCGCCGGCGTCAGCAAGTATCCGCTTTCCAAGATGTTCAAACTGGCAATCGACGGCGTCACGTCGTTTTCCGACGTACCGCTGCGGTTCGCCTCGTATCTCGGTTTCGTGGTCAGCACCGCTGCGTTCATATACGCGATCCTGATCATTTTCTTTCGCATCTTCCATTTGGGCATTCCGGAGTTCACGCGCGGATGGGCTTCCACGATGGTTGCTATTCTATTCTTGGGCGGAGTGCAGTTGATCGGAATCGGCATCCTCGGTGAGTATATCGGGCGCATTTACGATGAGGTAAAAGGCCGCCCGCTCTATCTTATTTCGGAGATCGAGCGATCGTGA
- a CDS encoding sulfite exporter TauE/SafE family protein — translation MNIELVLIGLIIGMFIGISGVGGGSIMTPVLILVLGINPLVAVGTDLLYSVPTKILAAFVHARQRTIEWRIVWALLWGGIPGVVAGVILLIAARHYFDFETVTKLVKMCVGIALFICAAALLLSLLLKRTAESSAEDPAFLVEAQGTRAKLIASGAGVGFLVAVTSVGSGAMTLPLLFLIVPFVGIRRLVGSDIVFAAFLIPAAALGHATLGDVNYRVALTLLAGSLPGAYIGSKLCNVLSEVWLRPMVAAVLIIAGSRLV, via the coding sequence GTGAACATCGAGCTGGTGCTGATTGGCCTCATCATCGGCATGTTCATCGGCATCTCCGGAGTGGGCGGCGGTTCGATCATGACGCCGGTCCTGATCCTCGTCCTCGGGATCAATCCGTTAGTTGCGGTCGGTACCGATTTGCTCTACAGCGTGCCCACGAAAATTCTGGCGGCATTCGTGCACGCGCGCCAGCGCACGATCGAATGGCGCATCGTTTGGGCGCTCCTGTGGGGCGGCATTCCCGGCGTGGTTGCCGGCGTGATACTTCTGATTGCGGCGCGCCACTATTTCGATTTTGAGACCGTGACGAAATTGGTGAAGATGTGCGTCGGCATCGCGCTCTTCATTTGCGCTGCGGCCTTGCTCCTCAGTCTGCTCCTCAAACGCACGGCCGAAAGCAGCGCAGAGGACCCGGCGTTCCTGGTAGAGGCGCAGGGCACGCGCGCCAAGTTGATCGCGTCAGGCGCTGGCGTCGGATTTTTGGTGGCGGTGACGTCGGTCGGAAGCGGCGCCATGACGCTGCCCCTCTTGTTTCTGATCGTGCCGTTCGTGGGCATTCGCAGACTCGTCGGTTCCGATATCGTCTTTGCCGCGTTCCTGATTCCGGCCGCGGCCCTCGGCCATGCGACGCTCGGCGACGTCAACTACCGCGTCGCATTGACGCTCTTGGCCGGGTCCCTGCCCGGTGCATACATCGGTAGCAAGTTGTGCAACGTGCTCTCCGAGGTTTGGCTGCGGCCGATGGTTGCGGCCGTCCTGATTATTGCGGGAAGCCGGCTCGTCTAA
- a CDS encoding thymidine phosphorylase — translation MDETAMRHCIERKRNGKPLSASEWDAIVDGFMEGRIDEAQMAALFMACVWRGMTFEEAHALTDAMVRSGETVTFDRSRGIVVDKHSSGGVSDIVSLAAVPLAAACGARVAKLSGRALGHTGGTIDKLEAIPGFNAALSLDAFVRQVERVGCAIAAQTQALVPADKRIYNLRDRTGTVPSMGLIAASIVSKKIACGAHAIVFDVKTGPASFTPQPEQARELARWVVEICKGFGREAIAFVTDMHQPLGRTVGTGIEIVEARDLLRCHGEPFESLRTGSVEPPPSLARGGRAIELTLKITAALLDASAIAGGQERVRQALNDGSGYAKLLEMVEAQGASRSALEGMELDAKPLTVKAAHSGFVHAMDVVHLGNAGRRLCQHDKLGGLFICAQIGDRVEAGQPLARVYGADKEHVRNLEASFKIAATPAEPPPLIYDVIKPADSA, via the coding sequence ATGGACGAGACGGCGATGCGGCACTGCATCGAACGCAAACGTAACGGCAAGCCGCTTTCGGCGAGCGAGTGGGACGCGATTGTCGACGGATTCATGGAAGGGCGCATCGACGAAGCGCAGATGGCCGCACTCTTCATGGCGTGCGTTTGGCGAGGCATGACATTTGAGGAAGCGCACGCGCTGACCGACGCAATGGTGCGCAGCGGTGAGACGGTCACCTTCGATCGCAGCCGGGGCATCGTGGTCGACAAACATTCCAGCGGCGGCGTCAGCGACATCGTTTCGCTCGCGGCCGTGCCGCTCGCCGCCGCGTGCGGCGCGCGCGTTGCGAAACTTTCCGGCCGCGCGCTCGGCCACACCGGCGGAACGATCGATAAGCTCGAGGCGATTCCGGGGTTTAACGCCGCGCTGTCGTTGGACGCGTTCGTCCGGCAAGTCGAGCGCGTCGGTTGCGCGATCGCGGCGCAGACGCAAGCTCTTGTCCCGGCGGATAAGCGGATCTACAATTTGCGCGACCGCACCGGCACGGTGCCCTCAATGGGACTGATCGCCGCGTCGATCGTCTCCAAGAAGATTGCATGTGGAGCGCACGCGATCGTCTTCGACGTCAAGACCGGCCCGGCGTCGTTCACGCCGCAACCCGAGCAAGCCCGCGAACTCGCGCGCTGGGTCGTCGAGATTTGCAAGGGCTTCGGACGCGAGGCGATCGCATTTGTTACCGACATGCATCAGCCGCTCGGGCGAACGGTCGGCACCGGCATCGAGATCGTCGAAGCTCGCGACCTGCTCAGGTGTCATGGTGAGCCCTTCGAATCCCTCAGGACAGGCTCTGTCGAACCACCCCCGAGCTTGGCGAGGGGCGGGCGAGCAATAGAGCTGACGCTCAAGATCACTGCCGCACTCTTGGATGCATCTGCAATCGCGGGCGGGCAAGAGCGCGTGCGCCAAGCATTAAACGACGGCAGCGGTTATGCCAAGCTTCTCGAGATGGTCGAGGCTCAGGGCGCTTCGCGCAGCGCGCTCGAGGGCATGGAGCTCGACGCCAAGCCGCTGACGGTCAAGGCGGCGCATAGCGGCTTCGTGCACGCGATGGACGTCGTGCACTTGGGCAATGCCGGCCGGCGGCTCTGCCAACACGACAAACTCGGCGGGCTTTTCATCTGCGCGCAAATCGGCGACCGCGTCGAAGCGGGTCAGCCGCTCGCCCGCGTCTACGGCGCCGACAAAGAACACGTGCGTAACCTGGAAGCATCGTTCAAAATCGCCGCGACGCCGGCCGAACCGCCGCCGCTGATTTACGATGTGATCAAGCCTGCAGATTCGGCGTGA
- the mfd gene encoding transcription-repair coupling factor: MPATAAPPPSRNELHPPGSQAGTLIHALQSARPLAALIERLRKGRGFYALHETIPAARPALLAALYRALGGQLFVAMPTADAAERAFTDLLYFLQEDEARSVSLLRSRDEAVGALESPSEHSARMALLADLADGKPGIILAPLIALRQYVIPRERFARSRFALRVNEDAGWDRTLQRLYALGYRRCDVVSAVGEYAVRGGIVDVFSPTADRPARIEFFGDAVESIRPFELESQRSEGALQSLEIVPWSEIPRDESLRARILERLDAPENVARAARAHLESGSDIPEAWLSLAFDERETVLDYLNEHATIVLDEPGMLATVERALDEERSREHNVLLEALASDQLSVRASDVAESLLAEVTAPFPHLSDLAPALTRTRAVAFPGAIESADLLHWLPRTIESFVLETRPAEHFNRQIDMFTQALRDWTGAGETVVLVTSGAARTADIVRAAGLNVDSLAPARSAVLSERSESKGHHDTLNTPDNIVIDHGSIESGFAIPELRLRVLGDREIYGQPPKRVKMRAVKEGVPVTLADLRVGDYVVHSVHGIGQYFGLRTETILGATQDYLDLHYAGTDRMLVPVTQMHQVAKYSAAEGATPRLSRMGGADWARTKLRVSESLGKIADGLVALYAEREMARGHAFAADTPWQSELEEAFPYDETPDQLKAIVDSKADMESERPMDRLVCGDVGYGKTEVAIRAAFKAIADKKQVALLVPTTLLAAQHYRTFASRFAGFPIRIEELSRFKSKSAQQETLRELAQGRVDIVIGTHRLLQKDVVFADLGLIIVDEEQRFGVMQKERLKQLRASVDVMTLSATPIPRTLHMSLMGVRDLSLIQTAPKNRMSIKTVVVPASDAVVQRAITAELDRGGQIYYLHNRIESIYAVKNALERLVPRARIAVGHGQMKEAELEPIMQAFIEGQIDVLIATTIIENGIDIPNVNTIIVNDADKFGLAQLYQLRGRVGRSNHQAYAYLLYQAHKSLSEEAKARLEAIREFAHLGSGLQIAMRDLEIRGAGNLLGSAQSGFIASVGFDTYCQLLAEAIAERKGQQAELQEQREAVIDVKIDAYVPNDYVPQVSQKIAIYQQLAKSRTQAQVEEVAAGVRDRFGPFPKPLENLVELTKLRAIALHKHVTRVVVDEKRLTLGVGSGFALAPGAIARFASLTKNHFRFGEGKVVVDLPPPRGGASTEAVWMPLLRELLEAI, from the coding sequence ATGCCTGCGACAGCGGCTCCGCCGCCGTCACGAAACGAGCTACACCCCCCTGGAAGCCAAGCGGGGACGCTGATCCACGCCCTCCAGAGCGCTCGTCCCCTCGCCGCACTGATCGAACGCCTGCGCAAGGGCCGGGGGTTCTACGCACTCCACGAGACGATCCCCGCCGCCAGACCGGCCTTGCTTGCCGCACTGTACCGGGCGCTAGGAGGTCAGCTCTTCGTCGCGATGCCGACGGCGGATGCGGCCGAGCGCGCCTTCACCGATCTGTTGTATTTTCTCCAGGAAGACGAAGCGCGCAGCGTGTCGCTTCTGCGCTCGCGGGACGAAGCGGTCGGCGCGCTCGAGAGTCCGTCCGAGCACAGCGCGCGTATGGCGTTGCTGGCCGATCTCGCGGACGGCAAACCGGGAATCATTCTCGCGCCGCTGATCGCGTTACGGCAGTACGTTATTCCGCGCGAACGGTTTGCGCGTTCGCGCTTCGCATTGCGGGTGAACGAGGACGCCGGCTGGGATCGAACGCTCCAGCGGCTGTACGCGTTGGGGTACCGCCGCTGCGACGTGGTCAGCGCGGTGGGCGAGTATGCGGTACGCGGCGGAATCGTCGATGTTTTTTCGCCGACTGCAGACCGGCCGGCGCGGATCGAGTTCTTCGGCGATGCAGTCGAGAGCATTCGCCCATTTGAACTCGAGTCGCAGCGCAGCGAAGGCGCACTGCAGTCGCTGGAGATCGTCCCTTGGAGTGAGATTCCGCGTGACGAATCGCTACGCGCGCGCATTCTCGAACGGCTTGACGCGCCGGAGAACGTAGCGCGAGCCGCGCGCGCGCATCTCGAGTCGGGCAGCGACATTCCCGAAGCGTGGCTTTCACTCGCATTCGACGAACGCGAAACGGTTCTCGATTACCTGAACGAACACGCGACGATCGTGCTGGACGAACCCGGCATGCTCGCCACCGTCGAACGGGCACTCGACGAAGAACGGTCGCGCGAACATAACGTCTTGCTCGAGGCGCTCGCGTCCGATCAATTATCCGTGAGAGCTTCCGACGTCGCGGAATCGCTGCTCGCCGAAGTCACCGCACCGTTCCCGCACCTGAGCGATCTCGCGCCGGCCTTAACGCGGACGCGTGCCGTGGCGTTTCCCGGCGCAATCGAGAGCGCGGATCTGCTGCATTGGCTGCCGCGCACGATCGAATCGTTTGTGCTCGAAACGCGTCCGGCCGAACACTTCAACCGGCAAATCGACATGTTCACGCAAGCGCTGCGCGATTGGACGGGCGCCGGTGAGACGGTCGTGCTTGTAACTTCGGGCGCCGCGCGTACAGCGGACATCGTGCGCGCGGCCGGCTTGAATGTCGATTCCTTAGCGCCTGCGCGTAGCGCAGTCCTGAGCGAACGCAGTGAGTCGAAGGGTCACCATGACACACTTAACACGCCCGACAACATCGTGATAGACCACGGATCGATCGAAAGCGGATTTGCAATTCCCGAGTTGCGTTTGCGGGTGCTGGGCGATCGCGAGATCTACGGTCAGCCGCCCAAGCGCGTGAAGATGCGCGCGGTCAAGGAAGGCGTACCCGTAACGCTGGCCGACTTGCGCGTCGGCGATTACGTCGTGCACAGCGTGCACGGCATCGGGCAATATTTTGGCCTGCGCACCGAAACGATTCTCGGCGCAACGCAAGATTATTTGGATCTGCATTACGCCGGAACGGATCGCATGCTCGTGCCCGTCACGCAGATGCACCAAGTCGCCAAGTACAGCGCGGCCGAAGGCGCGACGCCGCGTCTCTCGCGCATGGGCGGCGCGGATTGGGCGCGTACGAAGTTACGGGTTTCGGAGTCGCTCGGAAAGATCGCGGACGGACTCGTCGCGCTCTATGCGGAGCGCGAAATGGCGCGCGGCCACGCCTTCGCCGCCGACACGCCCTGGCAGTCCGAGCTCGAGGAAGCCTTTCCGTACGACGAGACGCCCGATCAGCTCAAAGCTATCGTCGACTCGAAGGCGGACATGGAGAGCGAACGGCCGATGGACCGCCTGGTCTGCGGCGACGTCGGATACGGCAAGACCGAAGTTGCCATCCGCGCCGCCTTTAAAGCGATCGCCGACAAAAAACAAGTTGCACTGCTGGTGCCGACGACGCTCTTGGCCGCGCAGCACTACCGCACGTTCGCGAGCCGCTTTGCCGGTTTTCCCATCCGCATCGAAGAGCTCTCGCGCTTCAAAAGTAAGAGCGCGCAGCAAGAGACGCTGCGCGAGCTGGCGCAAGGCCGCGTGGACATCGTCATCGGAACGCACCGGCTGCTGCAGAAAGACGTCGTTTTCGCCGACCTCGGCCTGATCATCGTCGACGAAGAGCAGCGCTTCGGCGTCATGCAAAAGGAGCGTCTCAAACAATTGCGTGCGAGCGTCGACGTCATGACGCTTTCGGCGACGCCGATTCCGCGCACGCTGCACATGTCGCTGATGGGTGTGCGCGATCTTTCGCTCATACAAACCGCGCCGAAGAACCGCATGTCGATCAAGACCGTCGTAGTTCCCGCCAGCGACGCCGTTGTTCAGCGCGCCATTACGGCGGAGCTCGACCGGGGCGGCCAAATCTACTACTTGCACAACCGCATCGAATCGATCTACGCCGTGAAGAACGCGTTGGAACGCTTGGTGCCGCGCGCGCGGATCGCCGTGGGGCACGGTCAGATGAAGGAAGCCGAGCTCGAGCCGATCATGCAAGCCTTCATCGAGGGGCAGATCGACGTCCTGATCGCGACCACGATCATCGAAAACGGCATCGACATACCGAACGTCAATACGATTATCGTCAACGACGCGGACAAGTTCGGGCTGGCGCAACTCTATCAGCTGCGCGGCCGGGTCGGACGCTCCAACCACCAAGCCTACGCGTATTTGCTCTATCAAGCGCACAAATCGCTTTCGGAGGAAGCCAAAGCGCGGCTCGAAGCGATCCGCGAGTTCGCGCACCTGGGCAGCGGCTTGCAGATCGCGATGCGCGATCTGGAGATTCGCGGCGCGGGGAATCTGCTGGGCTCCGCGCAGTCCGGCTTCATTGCGTCGGTCGGCTTCGACACGTACTGCCAGCTGTTGGCCGAAGCGATCGCCGAGCGCAAAGGTCAGCAAGCCGAGCTCCAGGAGCAGCGCGAAGCCGTCATCGACGTCAAGATCGACGCCTACGTTCCCAACGATTACGTCCCGCAGGTCTCACAAAAAATTGCAATCTATCAGCAGCTTGCTAAGTCGCGCACGCAAGCGCAGGTTGAAGAGGTCGCCGCCGGCGTACGCGACCGGTTCGGCCCGTTCCCCAAACCGCTTGAGAATCTCGTCGAGCTCACCAAACTCCGCGCCATCGCGCTGCACAAGCACGTGACGCGAGTCGTCGTGGATGAAAAGCGCCTGACGCTCGGCGTAGGCTCGGGCTTTGCGCTGGCGCCCGGCGCGATCGCGCGCTTTGCGTCGCTGACCAAAAACCACTTTCGCTTCGGCGAAGGCAAGGTGGTCGTGGACTTGCCGCCGCCGCGCGGCGGAGCGTCGACCGAAGCGGTTTGGATGCCGCTGCTGCGCGAGCTGTTAGAGGCGATCTAG
- a CDS encoding peptidylprolyl isomerase, translating to MIKFVGIAAIVLAATLTACGSGGTVLTVNGQAITRDQLDNKLENSTSPVTARQVLQLMVTDDLIDQYAQSHKITVTQAEIDKVENQYKAQYPAAQWDQLLKTRGLSEQDVQDLIRRQIVLDKAVGGNVKVPAKQIAAYFALNHAQLDQPAQARARHILVADAATAQKVEADLKAGKDFAAVAKQYSLDPGSKDAGGELGWFPRGRMVPAFDTYVFTGPVGKISAPVKSPLGYHIIQIEERKPAMKATLANSSAKIATMLRQQQESPLIQQFLQQLQMTAKIDVNDQRFAGIFPTPLPAVSAAPAPTTAPTK from the coding sequence GTGATAAAATTTGTAGGAATCGCCGCCATCGTGTTAGCGGCTACATTAACGGCATGCGGCAGCGGTGGAACGGTCCTGACCGTCAACGGTCAGGCGATCACGCGCGACCAGCTCGACAACAAACTCGAAAACAGCACGTCGCCGGTAACGGCGCGGCAAGTTTTGCAGCTGATGGTTACGGACGACCTGATCGACCAGTACGCGCAGAGCCACAAGATTACCGTCACTCAGGCCGAGATAGACAAGGTAGAAAACCAGTACAAAGCACAATATCCGGCCGCTCAGTGGGACCAGCTGCTCAAGACGCGCGGTCTGTCCGAGCAAGACGTTCAGGATTTGATCCGGCGTCAGATCGTTCTAGATAAAGCGGTCGGCGGCAACGTGAAGGTTCCGGCCAAACAGATTGCGGCTTACTTTGCGCTGAATCACGCGCAGCTCGACCAGCCGGCGCAAGCGCGCGCGCGGCACATTCTGGTGGCGGACGCGGCGACGGCGCAAAAAGTCGAGGCTGATCTCAAAGCGGGCAAAGATTTCGCGGCAGTGGCCAAACAGTATTCGCTCGATCCCGGCAGCAAAGACGCCGGCGGCGAATTGGGCTGGTTCCCGCGCGGCCGCATGGTACCGGCATTTGATACGTACGTCTTCACCGGCCCGGTCGGAAAGATCAGCGCGCCGGTTAAGTCGCCGCTGGGCTATCACATCATTCAAATCGAGGAACGGAAGCCGGCGATGAAGGCGACGCTCGCAAACTCCAGCGCGAAGATCGCGACGATGCTGCGCCAACAGCAAGAGAGTCCGCTCATTCAGCAGTTCTTACAGCAACTCCAGATGACCGCAAAGATCGACGTGAACGATCAACGATTTGCGGGAATCTTCCCGACGCCGCTTCCGGCCGTGTCGGCAGCGCCGGCACCGACCACAGCGCCGACGAAGTAG
- the mazG gene encoding nucleoside triphosphate pyrophosphohydrolase yields MLVRIVGLGPGDPGLLTLGSLDALRASDRAVVMLAPGELTAYLQAQGVRLAEDLAIDPALFVRGSSEVIESFAESLRLRSGPLAAARGRSIPHDDNIVIGVPGNPLSDFPGLPQLLRALEARGVQTEIVPGMPRDTLSAAIAMPLVPLPPGSAHHTWNDLIEIMARLRRSCPWDREQTHRTLVPYLIEETYEVVEAIELGDETALAEELGDLLLQIVFHAQVASETGRFTSADVIDALSNKMIRRHPHVFGEAVIEDVDAQWKNWERLKAEESTGRKRTSRLEGIPKQLGALQRGQRMQEKAARVGFDWPAVEQILDKLVEELRELADARRAKQDDPHVREELGDVFFTLVNLSRALGIDAEAAMREANDKFYKRFSFMEARAAKNGKALSDMTLDELEELWKLAKT; encoded by the coding sequence ATGCTCGTGCGCATCGTCGGGTTGGGGCCGGGCGATCCCGGACTGCTCACCTTGGGAAGTCTCGACGCGCTGCGCGCGTCGGATCGCGCCGTCGTCATGCTGGCGCCCGGCGAGCTGACGGCCTATCTGCAGGCGCAAGGCGTAAGGCTCGCCGAGGACCTTGCAATAGACCCGGCGCTATTCGTACGCGGCAGCTCTGAAGTCATTGAGAGCTTTGCGGAATCCCTTCGACTTCGCTCAGGGCCGCTCGCTGCCGCTCGCGGTCGTTCGATACCTCACGATGACAACATTGTGATCGGCGTGCCCGGTAATCCGCTCTCGGATTTTCCCGGCCTCCCGCAACTGCTGCGCGCGCTCGAAGCGCGCGGCGTGCAAACGGAGATCGTTCCCGGCATGCCGCGCGACACGCTCTCGGCGGCAATCGCGATGCCGCTCGTGCCGCTGCCGCCCGGCTCCGCGCATCACACGTGGAACGACTTGATCGAGATCATGGCGCGGTTGCGGCGTTCGTGCCCGTGGGACCGCGAGCAAACGCACCGCACGCTCGTGCCGTATTTAATTGAAGAGACCTACGAAGTGGTCGAGGCGATCGAGCTCGGCGACGAGACCGCGCTCGCCGAAGAGCTCGGAGACTTACTGCTGCAGATCGTCTTTCACGCACAGGTCGCAAGTGAGACTGGACGTTTCACGAGCGCCGACGTCATCGACGCGCTCTCCAACAAGATGATCCGGCGCCACCCGCACGTCTTTGGCGAGGCTGTGATCGAAGACGTGGATGCGCAGTGGAAGAATTGGGAGCGGCTAAAAGCCGAAGAGTCCACCGGACGCAAACGCACCAGCCGCCTGGAGGGAATTCCGAAGCAACTCGGGGCGCTTCAGCGCGGTCAACGGATGCAAGAGAAAGCCGCGCGCGTCGGCTTCGACTGGCCGGCGGTCGAGCAGATTCTAGACAAACTAGTGGAAGAGCTGCGCGAGCTCGCCGATGCACGGCGCGCCAAGCAGGACGATCCGCACGTGCGCGAGGAGCTCGGCGACGTCTTCTTCACGCTGGTCAATCTCTCGCGCGCGCTCGGCATCGACGCGGAGGCGGCCATGCGCGAGGCGAACGACAAGTTTTACAAGCGCTTCAGTTTTATGGAAGCGCGCGCCGCCAAAAATGGCAAAGCGCTGTCCGACATGACGCTGGACGAACTCGAGGAATTGTGGAAGCTGGCAAAGACCTAA
- a CDS encoding hotdog domain-containing protein, with protein sequence MEAGKDLKSTVRVRMSAHDAHYGGNLVDGARILQLFGDVATELLIRMDGDEGLFAGYDSVEFLEPVRAGDYIEAEGRIVSVGNTSRKMAFEARKVIAAQPAIGESAADFLDKPIVVCRASGTCVTPKGKKRK encoded by the coding sequence GTGGAAGCTGGCAAAGACCTAAAGAGCACCGTTCGCGTGCGGATGTCCGCGCACGACGCGCATTACGGCGGCAACCTTGTCGACGGCGCACGCATTCTGCAGCTCTTCGGCGACGTCGCGACGGAACTGTTGATTCGCATGGACGGCGATGAGGGACTTTTCGCCGGCTACGACAGCGTCGAGTTTCTTGAGCCGGTTCGAGCCGGCGATTATATCGAAGCCGAGGGACGAATCGTCAGCGTCGGCAACACGTCGCGCAAGATGGCGTTCGAAGCGCGCAAAGTGATAGCCGCACAGCCTGCTATTGGCGAAAGTGCTGCTGACTTTCTGGACAAACCAATCGTAGTGTGCCGGGCATCAGGCACGTGCGTCACGCCAAAGGGCAAGAAACGGAAATAG
- a CDS encoding MATE family efflux transporter, translating to MNLSRRTRCNFPGKEIGTLLANRAPMAAARPAVRRGQVNIFDESRPMWSLFLIFLVPLLLSNILQAASQTVASIYLGQLIGVRALAAVSGIFPIIFLLISFLIGLSSGSTVLIGQAFGSGNVAAMKRVAGTTLTISLLLGIIVALIGFFLTPELLRLIGTPHDIFDGATVYAEILFASCPMFFPYLAYTTFIRGTGDSQTPFYVLFVSTALIAILTPAFILGWAHLPRLGVASAAIAGYIGNSVAFVGLLVLLARRKDPLSFDFEMIRDMRVDWKIFKTVVRLGVPIGLQVIMVALAEIAVITFVNRFGSDATAAYGAVNQIVGYVQFPAISIGIAASIFGAQCIGARREDKLNSVIRSGVGLNYIIGGIIITICYIFAWQILGWFVTSKHPLDIAHGLLMITLWSYLLFGNSSVLSGVMRSSGTVFWPTVNGIFAIWGVEVPAAWILMHKFGIDGIWMGYPIAYVVVVLLQFTYYELFWKRKTHERLI from the coding sequence ATGAATTTATCGAGGCGCACGCGATGCAACTTCCCGGGGAAAGAGATTGGCACCCTGCTCGCCAACCGAGCGCCGATGGCTGCAGCCCGCCCGGCCGTTCGTCGCGGCCAAGTGAACATCTTCGATGAGAGCCGGCCCATGTGGTCGCTCTTTCTCATCTTTCTCGTCCCGCTGCTGCTGAGCAACATCCTTCAAGCCGCGTCGCAAACGGTCGCGAGTATTTACCTGGGGCAACTGATCGGCGTCCGTGCGCTTGCCGCGGTCTCAGGGATTTTCCCAATCATCTTTTTGCTGATCTCGTTCTTGATCGGTCTTTCGAGCGGCAGCACCGTGTTGATCGGGCAAGCCTTCGGCTCCGGGAATGTCGCTGCGATGAAACGCGTCGCCGGAACGACGCTCACGATCAGTCTGTTATTGGGAATCATCGTTGCGCTGATTGGGTTCTTTCTCACGCCGGAGCTCCTTCGCCTGATTGGCACGCCGCACGACATCTTCGACGGCGCAACCGTGTACGCGGAGATTCTGTTTGCGTCGTGCCCGATGTTTTTTCCATATCTGGCCTACACGACGTTCATTCGCGGGACGGGCGACTCGCAGACGCCGTTTTACGTGCTGTTCGTGAGCACCGCGCTCATCGCGATATTAACGCCGGCCTTCATTCTTGGCTGGGCGCACCTTCCGCGCTTAGGCGTGGCGTCGGCTGCGATCGCCGGCTACATCGGGAACTCCGTCGCTTTTGTCGGCTTGCTGGTGTTGCTGGCCCGCCGCAAGGATCCGCTCTCGTTCGATTTCGAGATGATTCGCGACATGCGCGTCGACTGGAAGATATTCAAGACAGTCGTACGGCTCGGCGTTCCGATCGGCTTACAAGTGATTATGGTCGCACTGGCCGAGATTGCCGTCATCACGTTCGTGAACCGTTTCGGCTCGGATGCGACGGCGGCGTACGGCGCGGTCAACCAAATCGTCGGTTACGTCCAGTTCCCGGCGATTAGCATCGGCATCGCTGCATCGATCTTCGGCGCGCAGTGCATCGGTGCAAGGCGCGAAGACAAGCTCAACAGCGTTATCCGTTCCGGCGTGGGACTCAATTACATCATCGGCGGAATCATCATCACCATATGCTATATCTTCGCGTGGCAGATTCTCGGATGGTTTGTTACGTCCAAACATCCGCTCGATATCGCGCACGGCCTGTTGATGATCACGCTGTGGAGTTATCTGCTCTTCGGCAACTCGTCGGTGCTTAGCGGCGTAATGCGCAGCAGCGGCACGGTGTTTTGGCCAACCGTAAATGGTATTTTCGCGATTTGGGGCGTTGAGGTTCCGGCTGCTTGGATTCTGATGCACAAATTCGGTATCGACGGCATCTGGATGGGCTACCCGATCGCGTACGTCGTCGTCGTATTGTTGCAGTTCACGTACTACGAATTATTCTGGAAGCGGAAGACGCACGAACGCCTGATTTAA